A genomic window from Populus alba chromosome 19, ASM523922v2, whole genome shotgun sequence includes:
- the LOC118029523 gene encoding vesicle-associated protein 4-2 has product MPFWQTSTGTGNGNATSSSTTSTTSSSSTSSSSMSSNNSNGNNGCQQNQSNQLGETRSSLYYSTNAMSFVTKSLLPTRRRLRLDPPNKLFFPYEPGKQVRSAIGIKNTSKSHVAFKFQTTAPKSCYMRPPGAILAPGESLIATVFKFVEPPENNERLFDQKSRVKFKIMSLKVKGEMEYVPEMFDEQKDQVAVEQILRVVFLDPECPSPALEKLKRQLAEAEAELEARKKPPEDAGPRVVGEGLVIDEWKERRERYLARQQVEVDSV; this is encoded by the exons ATGCCTTTTTGGCAAACAAGCACTGGCACTGGCAATGGCAATGCCACTTCTTCTTCAACTACCTCcaccacttcttcttcttcaacatcTTCAAGTTCCATGAGCAGTAATAACAGTAATGGCAACAATGGTTGTCAGCAGAACCAAAGTAACCAGCTTGGAGAGACAAGATCAAGTCTTTATTATTCAACAAATGCAATGTCTTTTGTTACCAAGTCTTTGTTGCCTACTAGAAGAAGACTCAGGCTTGATCCTCCTAACAAGCTCTTCTTCCCTT ATGAACCAGGAAAACAGGTTAGGAGTGCCATTGGCATAAAAAACACTAGCAAGTCTCATGTAGCTTTCAAG TTCCAAACAACTGCACCAAAGAGCTGTTACATGCGTCCTCCCGGGGCTATACTTGCACCTGGTGAAAGTCTTATTGCAACTG TATTCAAGTTTGTGGAGCCTCCAGAGAACAATGAGAGACTATTTGATCAGAAGAGCAGGGTAAAGTTCAAGATCATGagcttgaaagtgaaaggagaaaTGGAATATGTTCCTGAGATG TTTGATGAGCAGAAGGATCAAGTTGCAGTTGAGCAAATTTTACGAGTTGTTTTTCTTGATCCAGAATGCCCTAGTCCT GCACTGGAAAAGCTTAAAAGACAACTGGCTGAGGCTGAAGCTGAGCTCGAAGCACGCAAGAAGCCTCCAGAAGATGCAGGCCCCCGAGTTGTTGGCGAAGGACTCGTTATAGATGAGTGG AAAGAGCGGAGGGAAAGATACCTGGCACGCCAGCAGGTTGAAGTTGATTCTGTGTGA
- the LOC118029524 gene encoding uncharacterized protein has protein sequence MSSTSKSWMVAFGIAAVEAMKDQGFCRWNYTIRSLHHHAKNKVRSMSKAKKLSSPTSNVVSSKVRENQKAKQSEESLRTVMYLSCWGPY, from the coding sequence atgagttcaACAAGCAAATCTTGGATGGTAGCCTTTGGTATTGCAGCTGTGGAGGCAATGAAAGATCAAGGGTTTTGCAGATGGAACTACACAATAAGATCATTACACCATCATGCCAAGAACAAAGTTAGGTCAATGTCTAAGGCCAAGAAGCTGTCTTCTCCGACTTCTAACGTGGTTTCAAGTAAAGTAAGAGAAAATCAGAAGGCAAAGCAATCAGAGGAGTCACTAAGGACAGTCATGTACTTAAGTTGTTGGGGTCCCTACTGA
- the LOC118029525 gene encoding uncharacterized protein codes for MSSASRAWAVAASMAAVEALKDQGFCRWNYTIRSLHQHAKNQVKSISQTKKLSSPASTVISRKVRENQKAKQSEESLRKVMYLSCWGPY; via the coding sequence ATGAGTTCGGCAAGCAGAGCTTGGGCTGTAGCCGCTAGTATGGCAGCTGTGGAGGCCTTGAAAGATCAAGGGTTCTGTAGATGGAACTACACAATAAGATCACTACACCAACATGCCAAGAACCAAGTGAAGTCAATCTCTCAGACCAAGAAGCTCTCTTCTCCAGCTTCTACTGTGATTTCTCGTAAAGTAAGAGAAAATCAGAAAGCAAAGCAATCAGAGGAGTCACTGAGGAAAGTCATGTACTTAAGTTGTTGGGGTCCTTACTAG
- the LOC118029526 gene encoding uncharacterized protein: MSSASKAWLVAAAVGGVEALKDQGFCRWNYTLRSLNQHAKNHVRSASQAKKLSSSSSAMISNKIKEVKAKQSEESLRKVMYLSCWGPY; encoded by the coding sequence ATGAGTTCAGCAAGCAAAGCTTGGTTGGTTGCAGCAGCTGTTGGAGGTGTCGAGGCCTTGAAAGACCAAGGGTTCTGTAGGTGGAACTACACCTTGAGATCCCTGAACCAACATGCGAAGAACCATGTCAGATCAGCCTCTCAGGCCAAGAagctttcttcttcatcttctgcgaTGATCTCGAATAAAATCAAGGAAGTGAAAGCAAAACAGTCTGAGGAATCTCTAAGAAAAGTCATGTATTTGAGCTGTTGGGGTCCTTACTAA
- the LOC118029527 gene encoding uncharacterized protein yields the protein MSSASKAWLVAAAIGGVEALKDQGFCRWNYTLRSLHQHAKNQVGSISQANKKLPYSSSAIISSKFKEEKAKQSEESLRKVMYLSCWGPN from the coding sequence ATGAGTTCAGCAAGCAAAGCTTGGTTGGTAGCTGCTGCTATTGGAGGTGTTGAGGCCTTGAAAGACCAAGGCTTCTGTAGGTGGAACTACACATTGAGATCGCTACACCAACATGCCAAGAACCAGGTCGGGTCAATATCTCAGGCTAATAAGAAGCTCCCTTATTCATCTTCTGCCATTATTTCAAGTAAATTCAAGGAAGAGAAGGCGAAACAGTCAGAGGAGTCTCTAAGAAAAGTCATGTATTTGAGTTGCTGGGGTCCAAACTGA
- the LOC118029528 gene encoding uncharacterized protein, producing MSSASKAWLVAAAVGGVEALKDQGFCRWNYTLRSLHQHAKNHVRSASQAKKLSSSSSAMISNKIKEGKAKQSEESLRKVMYLSCWGPY from the coding sequence ATGAGTTCAGCAAGCAAAGCTTGGTTGGTTGCAGCAGCTGTTGGAGGTGTTGAGGCGTTGAAAGACCAAGGGTTCTGTAGGTGGAACTACACCTTGAGATCCCTTCACCAACATGCCAAGAACCATGTCAGATCAGCCTCTCAGGCCAAGAAGCTTTCTTCTTCATCCTCTGCCATGATCTCGAATAAAATCAAGGAAGGGAAAGCAAAACAGTCTGAGGAATCTCTAAGAAAAGTCATGTATTTGAGCTGTTGGGGTCCTTACTAA
- the LOC118029529 gene encoding uncharacterized protein, producing the protein MSSASKAWLVAAAIGGVEALKDQGFCRWNYTLRSLRQHAKNHVGSISQANKKLPFSSSAIISSKFKEEKAKQSEESLRKVMYLSCWGQN; encoded by the coding sequence ATGAGTTCAGCAAGCAAAGCTTGGTTGGTAGCTGCTGCTATTGGAGGTGTTGAGGCCTTGAAAGACCAAGGCTTCTGTAGGTGGAACTACACATTGAGATCGCTTCGCCAACATGCCAAGAACCATGTCGGGTCAATTTCTCAGGCTAATAAGAAGCTCCCTTTTTCATCTTCTGCCATTATTTCAAGTAAATTCAAGGAAGAGAAGGCGAAACAGTCAGAGGAGTCTCTAAGAAAAGTCATGTATTTGAGTTGCTGGGGTCAAAACTGA